The Punica granatum isolate Tunisia-2019 chromosome 4, ASM765513v2, whole genome shotgun sequence genome has a window encoding:
- the LOC116204697 gene encoding U-box domain-containing protein 32 isoform X2, producing the protein MRPYLWRSGRAWRVARRRSYGHSTTSSARKFACFTFTGPPTQLHSVSNLEINGKFVIYKPKENGVKVSQQDVEMQKINEIFNHYQSFLAEAGVEADKIWIERDDVGKGIVESISSHNIRWLVMGAAANKYYSKNLSTLKSRKAIFVCQNAPEFSHIWFTCNGRLIYTRELRNDSKANEETNTDLRNNEKLEGETIPSLLSVTSLHSETRQLECSMSEPVPQTFEQAYLPIQRSRSEDLDYSFRSFNPLILPQTIEGRSLIQHSAESGKSKLQGRLRSLKSQGSEDATSTSKLRSVSDQEEGTQGLEVHDVHYRLEEALIEVKNSRKKEFEEAIKRWKEEENALDAKQNAKSLEISYAKESNERKELEKELKRKKEELEAVQNQHSGIIKHLHAVQEQNSALENQISKSRSVEGELEEKIVSAVELLIAFKERRDRLRIEHGEAMREVRVLRKSVRMESPSFCGPLILSFTFEEIIQATHSFDQSCKIREGRYGTMYKGTLRHADVAIKMLPFSGSRGALDFQDEVEVLSRVRHPNLVTLIGTCPESYSLVYEYMKNGSLEDRLTCRGKKSPPFLWQTRMLIAAEICSTLIFLHSHEPSIIHGNLKPSNILLDSNFVSKISDLGISRLARKEDPHPHLSSVYKDPEYHATGVLTRESDVYSFGVILLRLITGRSISSVVKDVRCALEMGNFNTVLDVSAGDWPLDEVEQLARVSARCCESNKLDRPDLVSEIWTVLELMRDLAITSASKLHLEESRQAPSHFVCPIYQEVMKDPLIAADGHTYEAEAIRGWLDSGHNTSPMTNLKLEHTDLVPNYALLYAIQEWRQLL; encoded by the exons ATGAGACCATATTTGTGGCGGTCGGGAAGAGCGTGGAGAGTAGCAAGACGACGCTCTTATGGGCACTCGACAACTTCGTCGGCAAGAAAATTTGCTTGCTTCACGTTCACAGGCCCGCCCACTCAGCTGCATTCAGTGAGTAATCTGGAAATCA ATGGAAAATTTGTTATATACAAACCGAAGGAGAATGGAGTGAAGGTCTCACAGCAGGATGTTGAAATGCAAAAGATTAATGAGATTTTTAATCATTACCAAAGCTTTCTTGCTGAAGCAGGG GTGGAGGCAGATAAAATATGGATTGAAAGGGATGATGTAGGGAAGGGAATTGTAGAAAGCATCTCTTCTCACAACATCAGATGGCTTGTCATGGGAGCTGCTGCTAACAAATACTATTCGAA GAATCTTTCGACTTTAAAATCCAGAAAAGCAATTTTTGTTTGCCAAAATGCGCCGGAGTTTTCCCATATTTGGTTCACTTGCAACGGTCGCTTGATATATACGAG GGAACTGAGGAATGATAGTAAGGCCAACGAAGAAACAAACACAGATCTGAGGAACAATGAGAAGCTTGAAGGAGAAACTATCCCGTCATTGCTTTCGGTCACAAGCTTACATAGTGAGACAAGGCAACTTGAGTGTTCAATGTCAGAACCTGTTCCTCAAACTTTTGAGCAGGCATATCTTCCAATTCAAAGATCAAGATCAGAGGACCTTGACTATAGTTTCAGGAGCTTCAACCCTTTGATTTTGCCTCAGACCATAGAAGGAAGATCATTGATTCAGCATTCTGCAGAGTCTGGGAAAAGTAAACTTCAGGGACGACTTAGGAGTCTCAAATCTCAAGGTTCTGAAGATGCAACAAGTACCTCCAAGTTGAGATCCGTATCAGACCAG GAAGAGGGAACTCAAGGTTTGGAAGTTCATGATGTACATTATAGGTTAGAAGAGGCGCTAATCGAAGTTAAGAACTCCAGAAAGAAAGAATTCGAGGAGGCAATAAAGCGATGGAAGGAGGAAGAGAATGCTCTCGATGCCAAACAGAAT GCAAAATCGCTAGAGATTTCATATGCTAAGGAATCGAATGAAAGGAAAGAGCTTGAAAAAGaattgaagagaaaaaaggaagaactAGAAGCTGTGCAGAATCAGCACTCTGGAATTATAAAGCACCTCCATGCAGTTCAAGAACAGAACTCAGCACTTGAGAATCAGATTTCAAAATCACGTTCTGTTGAGGGAGAGCTAGAGGAGAAGATTGTTTCCGCTGTGGAACTCTTGATAGCTTTCAAAGAAAGGCGAGATAGGCTTCGAATAGAGCATGGAGAAGCCATGCGAGAGGTCAGAGTGCTGAGGAAGTCAGTGAGGATGGAGTCTCCAAGCTTCTGTGGCCCCCTCATTCTTTCATTTACATTTGAGGAGATTATTCAAGCAACTCACAGTTTTGATCAATCCTGCAAAATCAGGGAAGGAAGATATGGAACCATGTACAAGGGGACGCTAAGGCACGCTGATGTTGCCATCAAGATGTTACCCTTCTCTGGTTCTCGGGGAGCTTTGGATTTTCAAGACGAG GTGGAGGTTTTGAGTCGGGTGAGGCACCCAAACTTGGTCACATTGATTGGTACATGCCCAGAGTCGTACTCTCTCGTCTATGAGTATATGAAAAACGGAAGCCTCGAAGACCGGCTCACCTGCAGGGGCAAGAAATCCCCTCCCTTCCTGTGGCAGACACGAATGCTAATTGCCGCAGAGATATGCTCCACACTCATCTTCCTCCATTCCCACGAGCCTTCTATTATCCATGGAAACTTAAAGCCCTCCAACATCCTCCTTGATTCCAACTTTGTGAGCAAGATCAGTGACCTAGGCATCTCTCGACTAGCCCGAAAAGAAGACCCTCATCCCCATTTGAGCTCTGTATATAAGGACCCTGAGTATCATGCAACTGGAGTGCTAACTCGAGAATCAGATGTCTACTCCTTTGGGGTTATACTTTTACGCCTCATAACTGGAAGATCAATCTCGAGTGTTGTGAAGGATGTTAGGTGTGCCCTTGAAATGGGGAACTTTAATACAGTGTTGGACGTTTCCGCGGGGGATTGGCCACTTGATGAAGTAGAACAGTTGGCTCGAGTGTCAGCAAGGTGTTGTGAGTCAAACAAGCTTGATCGCCCGGACCTTGTCTCAGAAATTTGGACTGTTCTTGAGTTGATGAGAGACTTGGCAATCACCTCAGCTTCGAAGTTGCATTTAGAGGAGAGTCGCCAAGCTCCCTCTCACTTCGTCTGCCCCATATATCAG GAAGTCATGAAAGATCCACTCATAGCAGCAGATGGGCATACCTATGAAGCAGAAGCAATCAGAGGATGGTTGGATAGTGGCCATAATACTTCTCCAATGACAAATCTGAAGCTCGAGCATACCGACTTAGTCCCGAACTATGCTCTTCTCTATGCGATTCAAGAGTGGCGGCAGCTTCTGTAG
- the LOC116204697 gene encoding U-box domain-containing protein 32 isoform X3, with protein MGGAADETIFVAVGKSVESSKTTLLWALDNFVGKKICLLHVHRPAHSAAFNGKFVIYKPKENGVKVSQQDVEMQKINEIFNHYQSFLAEAGVEADKIWIERDDVGKGIVESISSHNIRWLVMGAAANKYYSKNLSTLKSRKAIFVCQNAPEFSHIWFTCNGRLIYTRELRNDSKANEETNTDLRNNEKLEGETIPSLLSVTSLHSETRQLECSMSEPVPQTFEQAYLPIQRSRSEDLDYSFRSFNPLILPQTIEGRSLIQHSAESGKSKLQGRLRSLKSQGSEDATSTSKLRSVSDQEEGTQGLEVHDVHYRLEEALIEVKNSRKKEFEEAIKRWKEEENALDAKQNAKSLEISYAKESNERKELEKELKRKKEELEAVQNQHSGIIKHLHAVQEQNSALENQISKSRSVEGELEEKIVSAVELLIAFKERRDRLRIEHGEAMREVRVLRKSVRMESPSFCGPLILSFTFEEIIQATHSFDQSCKIREGRYGTMYKGTLRHADVAIKMLPFSGSRGALDFQDEVEVLSRVRHPNLVTLIGTCPESYSLVYEYMKNGSLEDRLTCRGKKSPPFLWQTRMLIAAEICSTLIFLHSHEPSIIHGNLKPSNILLDSNFVSKISDLGISRLARKEDPHPHLSSVYKDPEYHATGVLTRESDVYSFGVILLRLITGRSISSVVKDVRCALEMGNFNTVLDVSAGDWPLDEVEQLARVSARCCESNKLDRPDLVSEIWTVLELMRDLAITSASKLHLEESRQAPSHFVCPIYQEVMKDPLIAADGHTYEAEAIRGWLDSGHNTSPMTNLKLEHTDLVPNYALLYAIQEWRQLL; from the exons ATGGGCGGCGCTGCGGATGAGACCATATTTGTGGCGGTCGGGAAGAGCGTGGAGAGTAGCAAGACGACGCTCTTATGGGCACTCGACAACTTCGTCGGCAAGAAAATTTGCTTGCTTCACGTTCACAGGCCCGCCCACTCAGCTGCATTCA ATGGAAAATTTGTTATATACAAACCGAAGGAGAATGGAGTGAAGGTCTCACAGCAGGATGTTGAAATGCAAAAGATTAATGAGATTTTTAATCATTACCAAAGCTTTCTTGCTGAAGCAGGG GTGGAGGCAGATAAAATATGGATTGAAAGGGATGATGTAGGGAAGGGAATTGTAGAAAGCATCTCTTCTCACAACATCAGATGGCTTGTCATGGGAGCTGCTGCTAACAAATACTATTCGAA GAATCTTTCGACTTTAAAATCCAGAAAAGCAATTTTTGTTTGCCAAAATGCGCCGGAGTTTTCCCATATTTGGTTCACTTGCAACGGTCGCTTGATATATACGAG GGAACTGAGGAATGATAGTAAGGCCAACGAAGAAACAAACACAGATCTGAGGAACAATGAGAAGCTTGAAGGAGAAACTATCCCGTCATTGCTTTCGGTCACAAGCTTACATAGTGAGACAAGGCAACTTGAGTGTTCAATGTCAGAACCTGTTCCTCAAACTTTTGAGCAGGCATATCTTCCAATTCAAAGATCAAGATCAGAGGACCTTGACTATAGTTTCAGGAGCTTCAACCCTTTGATTTTGCCTCAGACCATAGAAGGAAGATCATTGATTCAGCATTCTGCAGAGTCTGGGAAAAGTAAACTTCAGGGACGACTTAGGAGTCTCAAATCTCAAGGTTCTGAAGATGCAACAAGTACCTCCAAGTTGAGATCCGTATCAGACCAG GAAGAGGGAACTCAAGGTTTGGAAGTTCATGATGTACATTATAGGTTAGAAGAGGCGCTAATCGAAGTTAAGAACTCCAGAAAGAAAGAATTCGAGGAGGCAATAAAGCGATGGAAGGAGGAAGAGAATGCTCTCGATGCCAAACAGAAT GCAAAATCGCTAGAGATTTCATATGCTAAGGAATCGAATGAAAGGAAAGAGCTTGAAAAAGaattgaagagaaaaaaggaagaactAGAAGCTGTGCAGAATCAGCACTCTGGAATTATAAAGCACCTCCATGCAGTTCAAGAACAGAACTCAGCACTTGAGAATCAGATTTCAAAATCACGTTCTGTTGAGGGAGAGCTAGAGGAGAAGATTGTTTCCGCTGTGGAACTCTTGATAGCTTTCAAAGAAAGGCGAGATAGGCTTCGAATAGAGCATGGAGAAGCCATGCGAGAGGTCAGAGTGCTGAGGAAGTCAGTGAGGATGGAGTCTCCAAGCTTCTGTGGCCCCCTCATTCTTTCATTTACATTTGAGGAGATTATTCAAGCAACTCACAGTTTTGATCAATCCTGCAAAATCAGGGAAGGAAGATATGGAACCATGTACAAGGGGACGCTAAGGCACGCTGATGTTGCCATCAAGATGTTACCCTTCTCTGGTTCTCGGGGAGCTTTGGATTTTCAAGACGAG GTGGAGGTTTTGAGTCGGGTGAGGCACCCAAACTTGGTCACATTGATTGGTACATGCCCAGAGTCGTACTCTCTCGTCTATGAGTATATGAAAAACGGAAGCCTCGAAGACCGGCTCACCTGCAGGGGCAAGAAATCCCCTCCCTTCCTGTGGCAGACACGAATGCTAATTGCCGCAGAGATATGCTCCACACTCATCTTCCTCCATTCCCACGAGCCTTCTATTATCCATGGAAACTTAAAGCCCTCCAACATCCTCCTTGATTCCAACTTTGTGAGCAAGATCAGTGACCTAGGCATCTCTCGACTAGCCCGAAAAGAAGACCCTCATCCCCATTTGAGCTCTGTATATAAGGACCCTGAGTATCATGCAACTGGAGTGCTAACTCGAGAATCAGATGTCTACTCCTTTGGGGTTATACTTTTACGCCTCATAACTGGAAGATCAATCTCGAGTGTTGTGAAGGATGTTAGGTGTGCCCTTGAAATGGGGAACTTTAATACAGTGTTGGACGTTTCCGCGGGGGATTGGCCACTTGATGAAGTAGAACAGTTGGCTCGAGTGTCAGCAAGGTGTTGTGAGTCAAACAAGCTTGATCGCCCGGACCTTGTCTCAGAAATTTGGACTGTTCTTGAGTTGATGAGAGACTTGGCAATCACCTCAGCTTCGAAGTTGCATTTAGAGGAGAGTCGCCAAGCTCCCTCTCACTTCGTCTGCCCCATATATCAG GAAGTCATGAAAGATCCACTCATAGCAGCAGATGGGCATACCTATGAAGCAGAAGCAATCAGAGGATGGTTGGATAGTGGCCATAATACTTCTCCAATGACAAATCTGAAGCTCGAGCATACCGACTTAGTCCCGAACTATGCTCTTCTCTATGCGATTCAAGAGTGGCGGCAGCTTCTGTAG
- the LOC116204697 gene encoding U-box domain-containing protein 32 isoform X1 gives MGGAADETIFVAVGKSVESSKTTLLWALDNFVGKKICLLHVHRPAHSAAFTDGKFVIYKPKENGVKVSQQDVEMQKINEIFNHYQSFLAEAGVEADKIWIERDDVGKGIVESISSHNIRWLVMGAAANKYYSKNLSTLKSRKAIFVCQNAPEFSHIWFTCNGRLIYTRELRNDSKANEETNTDLRNNEKLEGETIPSLLSVTSLHSETRQLECSMSEPVPQTFEQAYLPIQRSRSEDLDYSFRSFNPLILPQTIEGRSLIQHSAESGKSKLQGRLRSLKSQGSEDATSTSKLRSVSDQEEGTQGLEVHDVHYRLEEALIEVKNSRKKEFEEAIKRWKEEENALDAKQNAKSLEISYAKESNERKELEKELKRKKEELEAVQNQHSGIIKHLHAVQEQNSALENQISKSRSVEGELEEKIVSAVELLIAFKERRDRLRIEHGEAMREVRVLRKSVRMESPSFCGPLILSFTFEEIIQATHSFDQSCKIREGRYGTMYKGTLRHADVAIKMLPFSGSRGALDFQDEVEVLSRVRHPNLVTLIGTCPESYSLVYEYMKNGSLEDRLTCRGKKSPPFLWQTRMLIAAEICSTLIFLHSHEPSIIHGNLKPSNILLDSNFVSKISDLGISRLARKEDPHPHLSSVYKDPEYHATGVLTRESDVYSFGVILLRLITGRSISSVVKDVRCALEMGNFNTVLDVSAGDWPLDEVEQLARVSARCCESNKLDRPDLVSEIWTVLELMRDLAITSASKLHLEESRQAPSHFVCPIYQEVMKDPLIAADGHTYEAEAIRGWLDSGHNTSPMTNLKLEHTDLVPNYALLYAIQEWRQLL, from the exons ATGGGCGGCGCTGCGGATGAGACCATATTTGTGGCGGTCGGGAAGAGCGTGGAGAGTAGCAAGACGACGCTCTTATGGGCACTCGACAACTTCGTCGGCAAGAAAATTTGCTTGCTTCACGTTCACAGGCCCGCCCACTCAGCTGCATTCA CAGATGGAAAATTTGTTATATACAAACCGAAGGAGAATGGAGTGAAGGTCTCACAGCAGGATGTTGAAATGCAAAAGATTAATGAGATTTTTAATCATTACCAAAGCTTTCTTGCTGAAGCAGGG GTGGAGGCAGATAAAATATGGATTGAAAGGGATGATGTAGGGAAGGGAATTGTAGAAAGCATCTCTTCTCACAACATCAGATGGCTTGTCATGGGAGCTGCTGCTAACAAATACTATTCGAA GAATCTTTCGACTTTAAAATCCAGAAAAGCAATTTTTGTTTGCCAAAATGCGCCGGAGTTTTCCCATATTTGGTTCACTTGCAACGGTCGCTTGATATATACGAG GGAACTGAGGAATGATAGTAAGGCCAACGAAGAAACAAACACAGATCTGAGGAACAATGAGAAGCTTGAAGGAGAAACTATCCCGTCATTGCTTTCGGTCACAAGCTTACATAGTGAGACAAGGCAACTTGAGTGTTCAATGTCAGAACCTGTTCCTCAAACTTTTGAGCAGGCATATCTTCCAATTCAAAGATCAAGATCAGAGGACCTTGACTATAGTTTCAGGAGCTTCAACCCTTTGATTTTGCCTCAGACCATAGAAGGAAGATCATTGATTCAGCATTCTGCAGAGTCTGGGAAAAGTAAACTTCAGGGACGACTTAGGAGTCTCAAATCTCAAGGTTCTGAAGATGCAACAAGTACCTCCAAGTTGAGATCCGTATCAGACCAG GAAGAGGGAACTCAAGGTTTGGAAGTTCATGATGTACATTATAGGTTAGAAGAGGCGCTAATCGAAGTTAAGAACTCCAGAAAGAAAGAATTCGAGGAGGCAATAAAGCGATGGAAGGAGGAAGAGAATGCTCTCGATGCCAAACAGAAT GCAAAATCGCTAGAGATTTCATATGCTAAGGAATCGAATGAAAGGAAAGAGCTTGAAAAAGaattgaagagaaaaaaggaagaactAGAAGCTGTGCAGAATCAGCACTCTGGAATTATAAAGCACCTCCATGCAGTTCAAGAACAGAACTCAGCACTTGAGAATCAGATTTCAAAATCACGTTCTGTTGAGGGAGAGCTAGAGGAGAAGATTGTTTCCGCTGTGGAACTCTTGATAGCTTTCAAAGAAAGGCGAGATAGGCTTCGAATAGAGCATGGAGAAGCCATGCGAGAGGTCAGAGTGCTGAGGAAGTCAGTGAGGATGGAGTCTCCAAGCTTCTGTGGCCCCCTCATTCTTTCATTTACATTTGAGGAGATTATTCAAGCAACTCACAGTTTTGATCAATCCTGCAAAATCAGGGAAGGAAGATATGGAACCATGTACAAGGGGACGCTAAGGCACGCTGATGTTGCCATCAAGATGTTACCCTTCTCTGGTTCTCGGGGAGCTTTGGATTTTCAAGACGAG GTGGAGGTTTTGAGTCGGGTGAGGCACCCAAACTTGGTCACATTGATTGGTACATGCCCAGAGTCGTACTCTCTCGTCTATGAGTATATGAAAAACGGAAGCCTCGAAGACCGGCTCACCTGCAGGGGCAAGAAATCCCCTCCCTTCCTGTGGCAGACACGAATGCTAATTGCCGCAGAGATATGCTCCACACTCATCTTCCTCCATTCCCACGAGCCTTCTATTATCCATGGAAACTTAAAGCCCTCCAACATCCTCCTTGATTCCAACTTTGTGAGCAAGATCAGTGACCTAGGCATCTCTCGACTAGCCCGAAAAGAAGACCCTCATCCCCATTTGAGCTCTGTATATAAGGACCCTGAGTATCATGCAACTGGAGTGCTAACTCGAGAATCAGATGTCTACTCCTTTGGGGTTATACTTTTACGCCTCATAACTGGAAGATCAATCTCGAGTGTTGTGAAGGATGTTAGGTGTGCCCTTGAAATGGGGAACTTTAATACAGTGTTGGACGTTTCCGCGGGGGATTGGCCACTTGATGAAGTAGAACAGTTGGCTCGAGTGTCAGCAAGGTGTTGTGAGTCAAACAAGCTTGATCGCCCGGACCTTGTCTCAGAAATTTGGACTGTTCTTGAGTTGATGAGAGACTTGGCAATCACCTCAGCTTCGAAGTTGCATTTAGAGGAGAGTCGCCAAGCTCCCTCTCACTTCGTCTGCCCCATATATCAG GAAGTCATGAAAGATCCACTCATAGCAGCAGATGGGCATACCTATGAAGCAGAAGCAATCAGAGGATGGTTGGATAGTGGCCATAATACTTCTCCAATGACAAATCTGAAGCTCGAGCATACCGACTTAGTCCCGAACTATGCTCTTCTCTATGCGATTCAAGAGTGGCGGCAGCTTCTGTAG
- the LOC116204697 gene encoding U-box domain-containing protein 32 isoform X4 produces the protein MRPYLWRSGRAWRVARRRSYGHSTTSSARKFACFTFTGPPTQLHSVEADKIWIERDDVGKGIVESISSHNIRWLVMGAAANKYYSKNLSTLKSRKAIFVCQNAPEFSHIWFTCNGRLIYTRELRNDSKANEETNTDLRNNEKLEGETIPSLLSVTSLHSETRQLECSMSEPVPQTFEQAYLPIQRSRSEDLDYSFRSFNPLILPQTIEGRSLIQHSAESGKSKLQGRLRSLKSQGSEDATSTSKLRSVSDQEEGTQGLEVHDVHYRLEEALIEVKNSRKKEFEEAIKRWKEEENALDAKQNAKSLEISYAKESNERKELEKELKRKKEELEAVQNQHSGIIKHLHAVQEQNSALENQISKSRSVEGELEEKIVSAVELLIAFKERRDRLRIEHGEAMREVRVLRKSVRMESPSFCGPLILSFTFEEIIQATHSFDQSCKIREGRYGTMYKGTLRHADVAIKMLPFSGSRGALDFQDEVEVLSRVRHPNLVTLIGTCPESYSLVYEYMKNGSLEDRLTCRGKKSPPFLWQTRMLIAAEICSTLIFLHSHEPSIIHGNLKPSNILLDSNFVSKISDLGISRLARKEDPHPHLSSVYKDPEYHATGVLTRESDVYSFGVILLRLITGRSISSVVKDVRCALEMGNFNTVLDVSAGDWPLDEVEQLARVSARCCESNKLDRPDLVSEIWTVLELMRDLAITSASKLHLEESRQAPSHFVCPIYQEVMKDPLIAADGHTYEAEAIRGWLDSGHNTSPMTNLKLEHTDLVPNYALLYAIQEWRQLL, from the exons ATGAGACCATATTTGTGGCGGTCGGGAAGAGCGTGGAGAGTAGCAAGACGACGCTCTTATGGGCACTCGACAACTTCGTCGGCAAGAAAATTTGCTTGCTTCACGTTCACAGGCCCGCCCACTCAGCTGCATTCA GTGGAGGCAGATAAAATATGGATTGAAAGGGATGATGTAGGGAAGGGAATTGTAGAAAGCATCTCTTCTCACAACATCAGATGGCTTGTCATGGGAGCTGCTGCTAACAAATACTATTCGAA GAATCTTTCGACTTTAAAATCCAGAAAAGCAATTTTTGTTTGCCAAAATGCGCCGGAGTTTTCCCATATTTGGTTCACTTGCAACGGTCGCTTGATATATACGAG GGAACTGAGGAATGATAGTAAGGCCAACGAAGAAACAAACACAGATCTGAGGAACAATGAGAAGCTTGAAGGAGAAACTATCCCGTCATTGCTTTCGGTCACAAGCTTACATAGTGAGACAAGGCAACTTGAGTGTTCAATGTCAGAACCTGTTCCTCAAACTTTTGAGCAGGCATATCTTCCAATTCAAAGATCAAGATCAGAGGACCTTGACTATAGTTTCAGGAGCTTCAACCCTTTGATTTTGCCTCAGACCATAGAAGGAAGATCATTGATTCAGCATTCTGCAGAGTCTGGGAAAAGTAAACTTCAGGGACGACTTAGGAGTCTCAAATCTCAAGGTTCTGAAGATGCAACAAGTACCTCCAAGTTGAGATCCGTATCAGACCAG GAAGAGGGAACTCAAGGTTTGGAAGTTCATGATGTACATTATAGGTTAGAAGAGGCGCTAATCGAAGTTAAGAACTCCAGAAAGAAAGAATTCGAGGAGGCAATAAAGCGATGGAAGGAGGAAGAGAATGCTCTCGATGCCAAACAGAAT GCAAAATCGCTAGAGATTTCATATGCTAAGGAATCGAATGAAAGGAAAGAGCTTGAAAAAGaattgaagagaaaaaaggaagaactAGAAGCTGTGCAGAATCAGCACTCTGGAATTATAAAGCACCTCCATGCAGTTCAAGAACAGAACTCAGCACTTGAGAATCAGATTTCAAAATCACGTTCTGTTGAGGGAGAGCTAGAGGAGAAGATTGTTTCCGCTGTGGAACTCTTGATAGCTTTCAAAGAAAGGCGAGATAGGCTTCGAATAGAGCATGGAGAAGCCATGCGAGAGGTCAGAGTGCTGAGGAAGTCAGTGAGGATGGAGTCTCCAAGCTTCTGTGGCCCCCTCATTCTTTCATTTACATTTGAGGAGATTATTCAAGCAACTCACAGTTTTGATCAATCCTGCAAAATCAGGGAAGGAAGATATGGAACCATGTACAAGGGGACGCTAAGGCACGCTGATGTTGCCATCAAGATGTTACCCTTCTCTGGTTCTCGGGGAGCTTTGGATTTTCAAGACGAG GTGGAGGTTTTGAGTCGGGTGAGGCACCCAAACTTGGTCACATTGATTGGTACATGCCCAGAGTCGTACTCTCTCGTCTATGAGTATATGAAAAACGGAAGCCTCGAAGACCGGCTCACCTGCAGGGGCAAGAAATCCCCTCCCTTCCTGTGGCAGACACGAATGCTAATTGCCGCAGAGATATGCTCCACACTCATCTTCCTCCATTCCCACGAGCCTTCTATTATCCATGGAAACTTAAAGCCCTCCAACATCCTCCTTGATTCCAACTTTGTGAGCAAGATCAGTGACCTAGGCATCTCTCGACTAGCCCGAAAAGAAGACCCTCATCCCCATTTGAGCTCTGTATATAAGGACCCTGAGTATCATGCAACTGGAGTGCTAACTCGAGAATCAGATGTCTACTCCTTTGGGGTTATACTTTTACGCCTCATAACTGGAAGATCAATCTCGAGTGTTGTGAAGGATGTTAGGTGTGCCCTTGAAATGGGGAACTTTAATACAGTGTTGGACGTTTCCGCGGGGGATTGGCCACTTGATGAAGTAGAACAGTTGGCTCGAGTGTCAGCAAGGTGTTGTGAGTCAAACAAGCTTGATCGCCCGGACCTTGTCTCAGAAATTTGGACTGTTCTTGAGTTGATGAGAGACTTGGCAATCACCTCAGCTTCGAAGTTGCATTTAGAGGAGAGTCGCCAAGCTCCCTCTCACTTCGTCTGCCCCATATATCAG GAAGTCATGAAAGATCCACTCATAGCAGCAGATGGGCATACCTATGAAGCAGAAGCAATCAGAGGATGGTTGGATAGTGGCCATAATACTTCTCCAATGACAAATCTGAAGCTCGAGCATACCGACTTAGTCCCGAACTATGCTCTTCTCTATGCGATTCAAGAGTGGCGGCAGCTTCTGTAG